A window from Oncorhynchus mykiss isolate Arlee chromosome 9, USDA_OmykA_1.1, whole genome shotgun sequence encodes these proteins:
- the LOC118966003 gene encoding uncharacterized protein LOC118966003 has protein sequence MGAKHSKTCTDTDEDPLITNEVLDEEEVLFNRLDFVLIGGKGAGKSTVGNIILDKKSSFWIFSNKQRVKKINQKITVIRTPGWSESGLYSSQKKIKRQIQDSVKSFKDGPNAVLLVIESTSKKYSFNMGEQNILEDLLTKEVWDYTVVLFTKGEKLAEFDLSEQKIKDTFEHLIRKCGNRCHVLYDNKPRKQQNREVIKTLEDMSLKNKYENFYVEQDDTDSLTISKRLMKKIALKGNILNKITKLYSRLSTENGRSNESLQNEIKKLKEILKQKNADITRLQSCLNQHSGTDSLSLSNIDRQTQTDCPGLPEENQQKHPLMGEDSNEDTKVERKYWMNEVKERDIEIEQLKTKLGKQASYGTIAKPVNMNGRQDTNGKFFKKHKLALEDRLGLLRPILRLLQERGVLNDEERQEVDNKTNKTLKNQALLEMVLLKGACAHEQFYQVLREVDPFLVKDLEEKTS, from the exons ATGGGAGCCAAACACAGTAAAACATGTACAG ACACAGATGAGGATCCATTAATTACAAATGAAGTGTTAGATGAAGAGG AGGTCCTGTTTAATCGTTTGGATTTTGTGCTTATTGGAGGTAAGGGTGCTGGAAAGAGTACCGTAGGAAACATAATCCTTGACAAGAAGTCCTCTTTCTGGATATTCAGTAATAAACAACGTGTGAAGAAAATAAATCAGAAAATAACTGTGATCCGCACTCCAGGCTGGAGTGAGTCTGGACTCTATAGCAGTCAAAAGAAGATAAAGCGGCAGATCCAAGACTCTGTTAAGTCATTTAAAGACGGACCTAATGCTGTCCTCTTGGTCATTGAATCCACCTCTAAAAAGTATAGTTTTAATATGGGTGAGCAGAATATACTGGAAGATCTGCTTACCAAGGAAGTATGGGATTATACTGTGGTGTTGTTCACAAAAGGGGAAAAACTGGCTGAATTTGACCTCAGTGAGCAGAAAATCAAAGATACATTTGAGCATTtgataagaaaatgtggaaaccGGTGTCATGTTCTCTATGACAACAAGCCACGCAAGCAACAAaacagggaggtgatcaagacaTTGGAGGACATGTCTCTTAAAAACAAATATGAGAATTTCTACGTGGAGCAAGATGACACCGATTCTTTAACGATATCCAAGAGGTTGATGAAGAAGATCGCTCTGAAAGGAAACATTTTGAACAAAATTACAAAACTTTATTCACGTCTATCAACTGAAAATGGCAGATCCAACGAGTCCCTTCAGAATGAAATCAAAAAACTGAAAGAGATCCTTAAACAGAAGAATGCGGATATAACAAGACTACAGTCTTGTCTTAATCAGCATTCAGGGACAGACTCTCTCAGTCTGTcaaatatagacagacagacacagacagactgtcCAGGACTCCCCGAAGAAAACCAACAGAAACATCCCTTGATGGGAGAAGATAGCAATGAGGACACAAAAGTGGAGAGAAAATACTGGATGAatgaggtgaaggagagggatatagagataGAACAGTTAAAGACTAAGTTGGGAAAGCAAGCCAGCTATGGTACCATTGCAAAACCAGTGAACATGAATGGGAGACAGGACACAAATGGTAAATTCTTCAAGAAACACAAGTTGGCGTTGGAGGACCGTCTGGGACTGTTGCGGCCCATACTTCGGCTTCTCCAGGAGCGAGGGGTTCTGAATGACGAGGAGAGGCAGGAGGTGgacaacaaaacaaacaagacacTGAAGAACCAGGCCCTGCTGGAAATGGTTTTGTTGAAGGGAGCTTGTGCCCATGAGCAGTTCTACCAGGTACTGAGAGAAGTAGACCCTTTCCTAGTAAAGGACCTGGAAGAGAAGACAAGTTGA